One Bos taurus isolate L1 Dominette 01449 registration number 42190680 breed Hereford chromosome 3, ARS-UCD2.0, whole genome shotgun sequence DNA window includes the following coding sequences:
- the LOC115945173 gene encoding histone H3, giving the protein MARTKQTARKSTGGKAPRKQLATKAARKSAPATGGVKKPHRYRPGTVALREIRRYQKSTELLIRKLPFQRLVREIAQDFKTDLRFQSSAVMALQEASEAYLVGLFEDTNLCAIHAKRVTIMPKDIQLARRIRGERA; this is encoded by the coding sequence ATGGCTCGTACAAAGCAGACTGCCCGCAAGTCGACCGGTGGCAAGGCCCCGCGGAAGCAGCTGGCCACCAAGGCGGCTCGCAAGAGCGCGCCGGCCACGGGCGGCGTCAAGAAGCCGCATCGCTACCGGCCGGGTACCGTGGCCCTGCGGGAGATCCGACGCTACCAGAAGTCGACCGAGCTGCTGATCCGCAAGCTGCCGTTCCAGCGGCTGGTGCGCGAGATCGCGCAGGACTTCAAGACGGACCTGCGCTTCCAGAGCTCGGCCGTGATGGCGCTGCAGGAGGCGAGCGAGGCCTACCTGGTGGGGCTGTTTGAAGACACGAACCTGTGCGCCATCCACGCCAAGCGCGTGACCATCATGCCCAAAGACATCCAGCTGGCTCGCCGCATCCGCGGGGAGCGGGCTTAA
- the H2AC19 gene encoding histone H2A type 2-A produces the protein MSGRGKQGGKARAKAKSRSSRAGLQFPVGRVHRLLRKGNYAERVGAGAPVYMAAVLEYLTAEILELAGNAARDNKKTRIIPRHLQLAIRNDEELNKLLGKVTIAQGGVLPNIQAVLLPKKTESHHKAKGK, from the coding sequence ATGTCTGGTCGTGGCAAGCAAGGCGGCAAGGCCCGCGCCAAGGCCAAGTCGCGCTCGTCTCGCGCAGGCTTGCAGTTCCCGGTAGGGCGGGTGCACCGCCTGCTGCGCAAAGGCAACTACGCTGAGCGGGTGGGGGCCGGCGCGCCCGTCTACATGGCGGCGGTCTTGGAGTACCTGACCGCCGAAATCCTGGAGCTGGCGGGCAATGCGGCGCGAGACAACAAGAAGACGCGCATCATCCCTCGTCACCTGCAGCTGGCCATCCGCAACGACGAGGAGCTGAACAAGCTGTTGGGCAAGGTCACCATCGCCCAGGGCGGCGTTTTGCCCAATATCCAGGCCGTGTTGCTCCCGAAGAAGACTGAGAGCCACCACAAGGCAAAGGGCAAGTGA
- the H2BC20 gene encoding histone H2B type 1-C/E/F/G/I, with protein sequence MPEPAKSAPAPKKGSKKAVTKAQKKDGKKRKRSRKESYSVYVYKVLKQVHPDTGISSKAMGIMNSFVNDIFERIAGEASRLAHYNKRSTITSREIQTAVRLLLPGELAKHAVSEGTKAVTKYTSSK encoded by the coding sequence ATGCCCGAGCCGGCAAAATCCGCTCCCGCGCCCAAAAAGGGCTCCAAGAAAGCCGTCACCAAAGCCCAGAAAAAGGACGGCAAGAAGCGCAAGCGCAGCCGCAAGGAGAGTTATTCCGTCTACGTGTACAAGGTGTTGAAACAGGTGCACCCGGACACCGGCATCTCGTCCAAAGCCATGGGCATCATGAACTCATTTGTCAACGACATCTTCGAGCGCATCGCGGGCGAAGCGTCGCGCTTGGCGCATTACAACAAGCGCTCGACCATCACGTCCCGGGAGATCCAGACGGCCGTGCGACTTCTGCTGCCTGGCGAGCTGGCCAAGCACGCCGTGTCCGAGGGCACCAAGGCGGTCACCAAGTACACCAGCTCCAAGTGA